A window from Oscillatoria sp. FACHB-1406 encodes these proteins:
- a CDS encoding PIN domain-containing protein — MSFLVDTNVLLRSIDIIHPMNFDAVNSLTTLRDRGEEIYIVPQNLIELWNVCTRPKDRNGLGYNTVQAEAEINRIKTLFPLLLDTPPIYREWERLVITYKVSGVNVHDARLVAAMLVRGMTHILTFNVDDFTRYSEIIVVCPTRVSS, encoded by the coding sequence ATGTCCTTTTTAGTCGATACTAATGTCCTGCTGCGAAGCATTGATATCATTCATCCGATGAATTTTGATGCAGTTAATTCTCTCACCACACTACGAGATAGAGGAGAAGAAATTTATATTGTACCCCAAAACTTGATAGAACTCTGGAACGTTTGTACTCGCCCAAAAGATAGAAATGGACTAGGGTATAATACGGTTCAAGCTGAAGCCGAAATCAATCGCATAAAGACCCTGTTTCCTCTTTTGTTAGATACGCCTCCAATTTATCGAGAATGGGAGCGTTTAGTAATAACTTACAAAGTCAGTGGTGTTAACGTTCATGATGCCCGATTAGTCGCAGCGATGCTGGTTCGCGGCATGACTCATATTCTGACTTTTAATGTTGATGATTTCACTCGATACTCTGAAATTATAGTTGTGTGTCCGACAAGGGTTTCTTCATAA